A genomic window from Chelonia mydas isolate rCheMyd1 chromosome 16, rCheMyd1.pri.v2, whole genome shotgun sequence includes:
- the TTF1 gene encoding transcription termination factor 1, which yields MKKKNREHSESLESNKKKCMQSVEVCPHSPLLFEDQSSQDIDVHKKKSKKKKTKQEKQDSWLDNSCISRKREINNETVTDASKKKTKKKKKRKHSDSEQEQNNVLCIHVNQEVDTTLESVDYIYVNASAKKKKRKKNLSEELDEVNELPGLYAFGNDCRSQKKKKKRKQTSPCDTQETRDETFASSFLSDSEQNSTSSQERNDEVMMSGSSTKMSIPIMPKKCHKTHEGGKSSKEDTADMTKISSVIDENPLDVTADISKVTSEGNNGCSEETVVPVRKIDFPSQSHSEQATSEAKRKLPESVASENEEDQDVGFTESENSMMLNNEEFLESSMYSAMDLETLKRKLEEFIPQVWTMSETSVLKMAGRDLIRFKKFKEQGMPIKFGRFSQKENTQIQKNVEDFLSLTEIENAEKLLFTYRYPEEQEAITKLKSKYAFGMKIAEGIPRPWKQVYFRARKMFDPNNYKGRYSEDEKEKLKKYHAIHGNNWKKISEMMSRSTHSVAMKYSQIKSQVNSGPWSKEETQKLVQAVKETIQKRADLEDITSLLQAENSDGTLSVEREKLYKNISWTEIEAKVGTRYWRQCKQKWISIVTKKMSNGQKVYGGTKGLQVKIDLIKRLYEMKVEDANEVNWEELCEIIGDVPEAYVQAKFYKLKATSVPSWQTKTFPEIIDYLYAETLPLLEERLEKRHKGPQSWDRSSSSCEKKVFQFTDIFDNCEDDVDDND from the exons atgaagaagaaaaacagagaacATAGCGAGAGCCTTGAAAGCAACAAAAAGAAATGTATGCAGAGTGTGGAAGTTTGCCCTCATTCTCCTTTGCTCTTTGAAGATCAATCTTCCCAGGACATTGATGTTcataaaaagaaatcaaaaaaaaagaaaaccaagcaaGAGAAACAAGACTCTTGGCTAGATAATTCTTGTATCAGTAGGAAGCGTGAAATTAATAATGAAACTGTAACAGATGcttccaaaaagaaaacaaaaaaaaaaaagaaacggaAACACAGTGATAGTGAGCAGGAGCAAAATAATGTACTCTGTATCCATGTGAACCAAGAGGTGGACACAACTTTGGAGAGTGTTGATTATATTTATGTAAATGCATCTgctaagaagaaaaaaagaaaaaagaatttgtCAGAAGAGCTGGATGAGGTAAACGAACTGCCTGGCTTGTATGCATTTGGAAATGATTGCAgaagccaaaaaaagaaaaaaaagagaaaacagaccAGCCCCTGTGATACACAAGAAACCAGAGATGAAACCTTCGCATCATCGTTTTTGTCAGATTCAGAACAAAATTCTACGTCCTCTCAAGAAAGGAATGATGAGGTTATGATGTCAGGGTCATCTACTAAAATGAGCATCCCAATAATGCCTAAAAAATGCCACAAAACCCATGAAGGTGGAAAATCCTCCAAAGAAGATACGGCTGATATGACAAAGATTTCTTCAGTAATTGATGAAAATCCTCTGGATGTGACTGCTGACATTTCTAAGGTTACTTCAGAGGGTAATAATGGCTGTTCTGAAGAAACTGTGGTACCAGTTAGAAAGATTGATTTCCCTTCCCAGTCACACTCTGAACAAGCAACCTCAGAAGCTAAGAGAAA GTTACCAGAGTCTGTGGCATCTGAAAATGAGGAAGACCAGGATGTTGGATTTACAGAATCTGAAAACTCTATGATGTTGAATAATGAAGAGTTCCTTGAAAGTTCCATGTATTCAGCAATGGATTTGGAGACTCTCAAAAGGAAACTGGAGGAGTTTATTCCTCAAGTGTGGACAATGTCAGAAACATCAGTCCTAAAGATGGCTGGGAGAGACCTGATCAGGTTTAAAAAGTTTAAAGAACAAG GTATGCCTATCAAGTTTGGCAGGTTTTCTCAGAAGGAAAATACTCAAATACAGAAGAATGTTGAAGACTTTTTATCACTTACAGAAATAGAGAATGCAGAGAAACTGTTATTTACCTACCGGTACCCAGAAGAGCAAGAAGCCATCAccaaattaaaatcaaaatatgcTTTTGGTATGAAGATTG CTGAAGGGATTCCACGGCCCTGGAAACAGGTATATTTTCGGGCAAGGAAGATGTTTGACCCAAACAACTATAAAGGGAG GTATTCTGAGGacgaaaaagaaaaattaaagaagTATCATGCTATACATGGCAACAACTGGAAGAAAATTTCTGAGATGATGTCCCGCAGTACCCACTCAGTTGCAATGAAGTATTCTCAGATTAAGTCCC AGGTTAATTCTGGTCCTTGGAGTAAGGAGGAGACACAGAAACTAGTTCAAGCAGTGAAGGAGACCATTCAGAAGAGGGCTGATTTGGAAGACATAACATCCTTGCTACAGGCAGAGAATTCAGATGGAACTCTCTCAGTTGAACGTGAAAAACTGTACAAGAACATATCTTGGACTGAGATAGAGGCTAAAGTGGGAACCAGATATTGGAGACAGTGTAAACAGAAATG GATTTCAATTGTAACAAAGAAAATGTCCAATGGGCAGAAAGTATATGGTGGGACTAAAGGTTTACAGGTCAAAATCGATCTTATTAAAAG ATTGTATGAAATGAAGGTGGAAGACGCTAATGAAGTGAACTGGGAAGAGCTCTGTGAGATAATTGG AGATGTCCCTGAAGCCTATGTTCAAGCCAAATTTTACAAGTTAAAAGCTACCAGTGTCCCTTCTTGGCAAACGAAGACTTTTCCCG aaataattgatTACCTTTATGCTGAGACACTTCCATTGCTTGAGGAAAGATTAGAAAAAAGGCACAAGGGTCCTCAGAGTTGGGACAGGTCTTCTTCCAGCTGCGAGAAAAAGGTTTTCCAGTTTACCGACATCTTTGACAACTGTGAAGATGATGTTGATGACAATGACTGA